AGGTCAGAGGGCTTCTTAAATCTGGTGCGCCCGGCCCGACTCGAACGGGCGGCCTGCGGATTCGAAGTCCGACGCTCTATCCGACTGAGCTACGGGCGCACGAAAGGTACCATACTAAAAAACGGTTTCAAATTCAAGAAAATCAGGATAGTAGGCAAAAATGGAGAAAGTTAATTTAAATAGACACTTATTCTTCTTGAAAGGCTTTTAAAGGTATGTTATTAAAAATTATAAGATAAAATTTTTGTTCGGGAGCCTTTCAAAAATGTTCGTCTTTGCAAATTTTTTAATCGCCATTGCAAAAATCCTGGATATTCTGTTGACGGCCTATACCTGGATCATTATTGCCCAGGCTATTATTTCCTGGGTCCGACCGGATCCCTACAACCCCATTGTCCGGTTCCTTTTTTCCGTTACCGAGCCGGTTTTAAGACCCATCCGGCGCCGTTTGCCCGTCTCCTGGGGGGGATTTGATTTTTCACCTATTCTGGTTCTGCTGGTGATCGTCTTTTTGCAGGAATTCCTGATAAAAAGCCTGATTCAATTAGGTCTGCGGATGTGAGCAGCCTTCAAAAAAAAAACGACCCCCCGACTGCTCCCCTTTCAAACGTCCCTCCCTTTCTGAGACCCCATCCCGAGGGAATGCTCTTTAACCTCTGGGTTCAGCCAGGAGCCAGGAAAACAAGCTGGTCCGGTCTCCACGGACAAAATTTGAAGTTGACGGTCCAATCCCCTCCGGTCGAGGGGGCGGCCAATCAAAGCTGTATTACCTTTTTAGCCCACTGGTTCGGGGTTAGAAGGTCACACGTTATTCTTCTCAAAGGGGAAAAGTCTCGTTCGAAGGTATTTCTGGTGAAAGGTCTGACTTTAGATCAATGCCGGTCCCTTATTCCAGGCCAACATCAGGATCTGCCGTGATAACAGAAGGATAATAGTCGTCTGGTATCTCCAGGTCGAACCATTGTTTTTTAGCCAGGGCACAACGGATATTCAAGGCACAATACTTTAAACAAATCGGGTCGATCCGATTAAAATGGCTGAAACAATCAAAGCGGCCATGTAATTGCTCGGCGGTAAAGAGCTTTTTCATAAATTCCTCCCATAAATAAAAATCGTATGGAAAAGAGGGATCTTACGTTGAACAACACAGAGGGATTCCTTAAAAAAAAAATTTGGAAGATTTAGAGCGAAGTCTTTAAGGAAAAGCGTTGCTTGGTCAGTATAGTAGCTTAAGCCGGCCCATTTGTCCAGACAAAAAGGGAGACCCGGATAGAAAAAGGGTCTTTTACTGTTTAACTTATTGTTTTTTTAACATTTTATTTCTATGCCCGGCTGAGCTTCGGGCAGCCGGTGCAGGCAGTCGGATGGCCTTTTCCGGAGAAGGAGTGCCTGAAATCTTTGTAAGTGCCCCTGGCCCAAATAGCCAACGGGGATTTTTCCTGTATGTTCCCGAAACTCAATCGGGTATAAGGTCGTTTCCCGTCCGGTAAGTAATGGAATTCGCCGCTTACCGGGAGGTTGGTATAAACACAAGGGGTTACAGCCCCATCAGCGGCCAGGCAGAAGGCCTTTTGGACGTTCTCTTTACAAAACAGCCCTTCCCGGCCAAAGGGGGGCAGGTAGTAATGAATCGAAAGTCCTCTCTTTTCGCCTTCCCGCACAATAGACTTAAAATAGGATTCCGTTTCCTGATATTCGCTAAGGGATGAAGATCGGATCGTCTGGGAGACCAGTTCTTCGGAGGCCACAAAATCAAGGGTACTCAGCACCACCTGGCTCACCCCCATTTCTGCAAATAGACGAGGTATTTTTTCCAGTTCTTTCAGTCCCGAGCGGAGGACCAGGTAGGCTATATGGATAGCCGGTTCCTTTCGGGCCCTTTTTATTTTTTCTTTTCCAAGGGTTTCAATAGCTTTTATGACTTTGGACCACCTTGTGCCTTTTCGGATGGCATCATTACTTTGGGCATCTGTTCCGGCCAAAGAAAAGGCAATGATGTCTATCCCCGTTTCTATCAGGCGAACGCTCCTCTCCTGGTCCAAGAGCATCCCATTGGTGGTCGTGCTTATTTGCAGGCCTGCTTTTTTGGCCAGAGAGGCCATTTTAAAAAAATCCGGATGCAAAAAAGGTTCTCCCCAGCCTTGAAGATGCAGATGGCGGGCCTTTGAAAGAAGGGGTTTTAATTTCATAAAAAACTCGAGGGGCAAATGCAGATCGACCCAGGAATTTTTGTAGGCGGTCCTGGGGCAATAAATACAGGCGGCATTGCAATAAGTGGTCAGTTCAACCTGTATCCAGTCGAAATGAGGAGAGAAAAAGGGGGAGAGGCGCATTCATCCACTTCCAGACCAAACTCTCATGCCCCGGGGGGACACCACGAAGCATGAAAAACCGAATATCGAATATCGAATATTGAATGTCGAAGAAGAGTTTCTTTTATATTCCGGACTCCGAACTCTTAACTCCGAACTATTTTCGAATTGAAAGAAAAGCGACGACCTCCAAGCAACTAAAATCCCTGGTAAAAAATTATTCGGACAGGGCGGCATAAAGGGCCGCCCGTCCTCTTTCTCATGAGTTTTAATTATCTGGCGATATATACGGAGCAGGGGGCATGTTCGGCAACCCTCAGTGAAACACTACCCAGGAAAAATTTTTTAGCCCCGTGTCTACCGTGGGACCCAATGACCACCAGATCCATTTTGTTGTCCTTTGCAAATTTGACGATCTCCTCTGCCGGTCGTCCTTCTTTTACAACCGTCTTGATCTGAACCGGTTCCTTAGATACTTCTCCTTTGATCTTATCCAAAAGATCCTTGGTTTCAGTTCTCAAAGAACTGTCGAACAATGAACATTCCTTATCCGTAATACTGACCGGACATACCGGTTCCGTCACGGAGAGGATCACCAATTCACCTTTCTCCTTGGAGGTTATCTCAATGGCCTTTTTTAAGGCCTTTTGGGATGCATCTGACCCGTCGTATGCCAAGAGGACCTTCATTTTTTCCCTCCTTTCGAATTATGAACAGCGTTTCCTGATTCGTTTAGCCCGGGTTCCTCCGGGCAATCTATTTTGGCCCGAACCATTGCCAGACCAGGGTTTTTGCCTATCACCATTTACATCCTCGGAGGTTCAAAGAAATATCCACCAAAAATAAGATAGGCCAGGATCAAAGTCCAAATAATATTTACGCTTTGGGCCACGACAAAGGCCAGGGCCGGTTTTCCACCGCCCATTTCCACCAGATCGGCAAAGCGTGTCTCCAAGCCGATGCAGGTGAAGGCCAGGGCGAACCACATGGTTCGCAGCCATCCCAGGGGGCCCTTAACGGCGCTTATAGTTTCGGGTCCGAGAAAAAACGAAAAAACTACCGAGGCGATGATAAAGCCGAGCACGAACTTAGGGAACCGAAACCAGATTTCCATAAGGCTCGGTTTTTCACCACCGGGGACCTCAGCCGCTTTCTTAAGGGTCCAGACTATGGAAAGGATGAAGGCGGCCACACCGATCAGGACATTCTGGCTCATCTTGACAATGACACCGATCTTCATGGCTACCTCGCTGATCAGGGCGCCGGCTGCAACCACTGATC
This genomic window from Deltaproteobacteria bacterium contains:
- a CDS encoding DUF167 domain-containing protein, producing MLFNLWVQPGARKTSWSGLHGQNLKLTVQSPPVEGAANQSCITFLAHWFGVRRSHVILLKGEKSRSKVFLVKGLTLDQCRSLIPGQHQDLP
- a CDS encoding radical SAM protein; the encoded protein is MRLSPFFSPHFDWIQVELTTYCNAACIYCPRTAYKNSWVDLHLPLEFFMKLKPLLSKARHLHLQGWGEPFLHPDFFKMASLAKKAGLQISTTTNGMLLDQERSVRLIETGIDIIAFSLAGTDAQSNDAIRKGTRWSKVIKAIETLGKEKIKRARKEPAIHIAYLVLRSGLKELEKIPRLFAEMGVSQVVLSTLDFVASEELVSQTIRSSSLSEYQETESYFKSIVREGEKRGLSIHYYLPPFGREGLFCKENVQKAFCLAADGAVTPCVYTNLPVSGEFHYLPDGKRPYTRLSFGNIQEKSPLAIWARGTYKDFRHSFSGKGHPTACTGCPKLSRA
- a CDS encoding YggT family protein, giving the protein MFVFANFLIAIAKILDILLTAYTWIIIAQAIISWVRPDPYNPIVRFLFSVTEPVLRPIRRRLPVSWGGFDFSPILVLLVIVFLQEFLIKSLIQLGLRM
- a CDS encoding universal stress protein → MKVLLAYDGSDASQKALKKAIEITSKEKGELVILSVTEPVCPVSITDKECSLFDSSLRTETKDLLDKIKGEVSKEPVQIKTVVKEGRPAEEIVKFAKDNKMDLVVIGSHGRHGAKKFFLGSVSLRVAEHAPCSVYIAR